One genomic region from Bradyrhizobium icense encodes:
- a CDS encoding glutathione synthase encodes MRLLILTNTLDCLGENDAPITNAFRRFGCEVILGELNAIAADDYRFFTRGVLVPQDGKPYHPGSAALGDRGTFFLDECQLIWVMNHPQDRVFCDVWQMLWLASQHTAFVNSIEGLMFLNPKHALGYVVPKENRAFSYISNDFSLLWERYRQSPDQCWVAKPPNSTGGQNVFLLPSNGPNVRAILQCLTGNAVAEYNYGDLGGFKAEYAVLQRFIPEVVQGEKRVIVVCGKAVAWHGRQGHPDDHRSNIALGGKLISVDLHSGEIELAELIGQKLMAHGINFVGIDMAYPYILELNLVNPGGLYDAKLASGVDHSDQVAKLVIAHFQNNWSS; translated from the coding sequence ATGAGATTGCTCATACTCACAAACACCCTCGATTGCTTAGGTGAAAATGATGCACCAATCACTAACGCATTCCGTCGTTTCGGTTGTGAAGTAATCCTCGGCGAGCTCAATGCTATTGCGGCAGATGACTATCGCTTTTTCACACGAGGAGTGCTCGTACCTCAAGACGGCAAACCTTACCATCCCGGCTCTGCTGCACTGGGAGATCGAGGCACATTCTTTCTTGACGAATGCCAGCTGATCTGGGTCATGAATCATCCCCAAGATCGCGTGTTCTGCGACGTCTGGCAAATGCTGTGGCTGGCGTCGCAACATACCGCATTCGTTAACAGCATTGAAGGTCTGATGTTTCTAAATCCAAAACATGCATTGGGCTATGTCGTGCCAAAAGAGAACAGGGCCTTTTCGTATATATCGAACGATTTCTCGTTACTCTGGGAACGCTATCGGCAAAGCCCAGATCAGTGCTGGGTGGCCAAGCCGCCAAATTCCACTGGCGGGCAAAACGTCTTCTTACTTCCTTCAAACGGACCAAACGTTCGAGCAATCCTCCAATGCCTTACCGGAAACGCTGTCGCAGAATACAACTATGGTGATCTAGGCGGCTTCAAAGCCGAGTACGCTGTTCTTCAGCGGTTTATTCCGGAAGTAGTCCAAGGCGAAAAGCGCGTCATTGTTGTCTGCGGGAAGGCGGTTGCTTGGCACGGTCGGCAAGGACATCCAGACGATCACAGGTCGAATATAGCGCTAGGAGGAAAGCTGATTTCGGTCGATTTGCATTCCGGTGAAATCGAGCTTGCCGAGTTGATTGGTCAAAAGCTGATGGCACATGGCATCAATTTCGTTGGGATAGATATGGCTTATCCTTACATACTTGAACTTAATCTTGTAAACCCGGGGGGGCTATACGACGCAAAATTAGCTTCTGGGGTAGATCATTCGGATCAGGTCGCGAAGCTAGTCATTGCTCACTTCCAGAACAATTGGTCTTCATGA
- a CDS encoding TauD/TfdA family dioxygenase, producing MSDTTSERITVESLNPTERARLANTLTGYLSGLEWPANPAEQAAVGRDFVPAFEATLPHLAQVLQDVKSGKLLAAYFTGLPQEPSEARIVLLAMSSMLGATFNYSSQNSGELVMRLVPITGSAGNTNATRGEFKIHTDDAALPRDARTEYINLYGIVNPPGTLTSYAAASDALSELDPSVIDVLREARFSLRFPTSFGFGAEMWSAPCPILVGAEDDIELRFPSYATRPSREGDEVALAAIERLAKALDRHAVGFPLDPGCFLTFNNYRGAHKRGAIGESERLIFRTYSTRTLDFLRDVTGSHGPIFPIDSFAKKISA from the coding sequence ATGTCTGATACGACTTCTGAGCGCATAACTGTCGAATCACTCAACCCCACCGAACGCGCACGCCTGGCAAACACGTTGACAGGCTACCTAAGCGGCCTCGAGTGGCCAGCCAATCCCGCCGAGCAAGCGGCGGTCGGAAGGGACTTCGTTCCGGCGTTTGAAGCTACGCTGCCGCATTTGGCGCAGGTCTTGCAAGACGTGAAGTCCGGAAAACTCTTAGCGGCGTACTTCACCGGACTTCCTCAGGAGCCCTCCGAAGCGCGCATCGTGCTCCTCGCAATGAGCAGTATGCTGGGTGCGACGTTCAACTACTCCAGCCAAAACAGCGGAGAGCTGGTCATGCGGTTGGTACCGATCACCGGCTCGGCCGGAAATACTAACGCTACGCGGGGCGAGTTCAAGATCCACACCGATGACGCTGCTCTGCCGCGAGACGCGCGGACCGAGTACATCAATCTGTACGGGATCGTGAATCCGCCGGGTACTCTCACGAGCTACGCTGCGGCTTCCGACGCTCTGTCCGAACTCGACCCCTCGGTGATCGATGTTCTGCGTGAGGCACGTTTTAGCTTGCGGTTTCCGACGAGCTTTGGATTCGGAGCCGAAATGTGGTCGGCTCCCTGCCCAATCCTAGTCGGCGCGGAGGACGATATCGAGTTGCGCTTTCCAAGCTACGCTACGCGGCCCTCGCGTGAAGGTGATGAAGTCGCGCTCGCGGCGATCGAGCGGCTCGCGAAGGCCTTGGACCGGCATGCAGTTGGGTTTCCCCTTGATCCCGGGTGCTTTCTGACTTTCAATAACTACCGCGGTGCTCACAAGCGCGGTGCCATCGGCGAAAGCGAACGCCTGATCTTCAGGACGTACAGCACTCGCACGCTGGATTTCCTGCGGGATGTGACCGGCAGCCACGGTCCAATCTTCCCGATCGACTCGTTCGCCAAGAAGATCAGCGCTTGA
- a CDS encoding N-formylglutamate amidohydrolase, with product MNKRASFCLSDDDPSPLDVVDGEVDSEFFLVCEHAGRRVPKCLGDLGVDRSEMERHIAYDVGAEAVSRRLASALCAPLYIQRYSRLVIDCNRPLEASDLIPEVSDGTEIPRNFALTPEERMLRFEKIHRPFHEAVSDGLDRVVAHGRKPILLTIHSFTPIMRLTGEVRECELGCCFNRDDRLAKAMLSELCAAYPSVKASLNAPYGVDDIGDYTIPLHGDRRRIPHVLIEIKNDLISEEGGQAHWAGIVDKTVRAATAKMKF from the coding sequence GTGAACAAACGCGCTAGCTTTTGTCTGAGTGATGATGACCCGTCTCCGCTGGATGTCGTTGACGGCGAGGTTGATAGCGAATTCTTTCTGGTTTGCGAGCACGCAGGAAGAAGAGTTCCAAAATGCCTCGGGGATCTTGGAGTGGATCGCAGTGAGATGGAGAGACATATCGCGTACGATGTGGGAGCAGAAGCCGTTTCCCGCCGACTCGCTAGCGCTCTTTGCGCCCCGTTATACATCCAACGTTACAGCAGACTTGTGATCGACTGCAATCGCCCGCTCGAAGCCTCGGACTTGATTCCAGAAGTGAGCGATGGCACCGAAATCCCTCGGAACTTTGCATTGACGCCGGAAGAGCGAATGCTCCGCTTCGAGAAGATCCATCGGCCGTTTCACGAGGCAGTTTCAGATGGCCTGGATCGTGTCGTAGCGCATGGGCGAAAACCGATACTTTTGACGATCCACAGCTTTACACCTATCATGAGGCTAACAGGCGAGGTGCGCGAGTGTGAGCTTGGCTGCTGCTTCAATAGGGACGACCGGCTCGCAAAGGCGATGCTCTCGGAGTTGTGCGCTGCTTACCCAAGCGTAAAGGCGTCGCTTAACGCTCCCTATGGCGTCGATGATATAGGAGACTATACAATACCTTTACACGGAGATCGCCGTAGGATCCCGCATGTCCTCATTGAAATAAAGAATGACCTTATTTCCGAAGAGGGAGGACAAGCACATTGGGCTGGAATTGTTGACAAAACAGTCCGCGCTGCGACCGCGAAGATGAAGTTCTAA
- a CDS encoding SET domain-containing protein-lysine N-methyltransferase gives MLSTEKEHTMVDKVFDRSNAIYVKTVPGKGRGVFANIPFKVGDVIDRAPTWGFDDATAKLLDRTGVFEYYFVRYDRHLKGNALTGYVVFGWVSIVNHSSSNPNARLVWADEESGAWVSIVATKDIEEDEEITHRYSNISAYPPTINFID, from the coding sequence ATGCTCAGCACCGAGAAGGAACACACGATGGTCGACAAGGTCTTTGATCGCAGCAACGCTATCTATGTTAAAACTGTGCCTGGAAAAGGTCGCGGCGTATTTGCAAATATTCCATTCAAAGTTGGAGATGTAATTGATCGCGCTCCGACATGGGGATTTGATGATGCTACAGCCAAGCTGCTAGATCGTACGGGAGTCTTCGAGTACTACTTTGTGCGGTACGATCGGCATCTCAAAGGTAATGCTCTGACAGGCTACGTTGTTTTCGGTTGGGTCTCGATAGTGAACCACTCGTCCTCGAACCCAAATGCACGATTAGTGTGGGCTGATGAAGAGTCCGGCGCGTGGGTGAGCATTGTGGCAACGAAGGACATAGAGGAGGATGAGGAAATAACACACCGCTATTCGAATATCTCCGCTTATCCTCCTACCATCAACTTTATTGACTAG
- the tnpC gene encoding IS66 family transposase — protein sequence MTPPDLNLPNDVEMLKAMVLAMAEKAARADALESEVTDLRARNADADARIERLTQILKAFDRARFGRRSEKLGSANGDDEQQALVFEEIETGIAAIKAQVSKGREQAEGKRAPRRRKGFAPHLERIETVIEPEELAEHAGKQKVLIGEDVSERLDVVPAKFRVIVTRRPKYAFKDADGVIQAPAPAHIIEGGIPTEALLAQIAVSKYADGQPLYRQEAIYARDKVELDRQLMAQWMGKLGFELEIMADYIFSEVKKAERIFADETTLPTLAPGSGSTKTAYLWAYARDDRTFGRSGPPMVAYRFEDSRSGECAVRHLNGYRGILQVDGYAAYNKLARPDRGNDAITLAGCWSHSRRKFYELHVAGSSKVATTTVERMAKLWQVEKTVRGQSPDARVAARQQASAAVVADLFDLWQQTLRRISGKSKLAEAIRYAVSRRVIFERFLTDGRIELDSNIVERAIRPQTITRKNSLFAGSDGGGRTWATIATLLQTAKMNNVDPFAWLTLTLQRIADGWPSSEIDALMPWNHSA from the coding sequence ATGACGCCGCCCGATCTCAACCTCCCGAATGACGTAGAGATGTTGAAAGCCATGGTGCTTGCCATGGCCGAGAAGGCCGCCCGCGCCGATGCTCTGGAGAGCGAAGTCACCGATCTCAGGGCGCGCAACGCCGACGCCGATGCGCGCATCGAGCGGCTGACGCAGATCCTGAAAGCCTTCGACCGCGCCCGGTTCGGCCGACGATCGGAAAAGCTCGGCTCTGCGAACGGCGACGATGAACAGCAGGCCCTTGTCTTCGAGGAGATCGAGACCGGCATTGCTGCGATCAAGGCCCAGGTCAGCAAGGGCCGTGAGCAAGCGGAAGGCAAGCGTGCACCGCGCCGGCGCAAGGGCTTTGCACCCCATCTGGAACGGATCGAAACCGTCATTGAGCCGGAAGAGCTGGCTGAGCATGCTGGCAAGCAGAAGGTGCTGATCGGCGAGGACGTGTCGGAACGCCTGGATGTGGTGCCGGCCAAGTTCCGTGTGATCGTCACGCGCCGTCCCAAGTATGCCTTCAAGGACGCGGACGGCGTGATCCAGGCGCCGGCCCCGGCCCATATCATCGAGGGTGGCATTCCGACGGAAGCGCTTCTGGCCCAGATCGCCGTCTCGAAGTATGCCGATGGCCAGCCACTCTACCGGCAGGAGGCCATCTACGCCCGCGACAAGGTCGAACTCGACCGCCAGTTGATGGCGCAATGGATGGGCAAGCTCGGCTTCGAGCTGGAAATCATGGCCGACTACATCTTCAGCGAGGTCAAGAAGGCCGAACGGATCTTTGCCGACGAAACCACCTTGCCGACGCTCGCGCCCGGCTCCGGATCGACGAAGACGGCCTACTTATGGGCCTATGCCAGAGATGATCGAACCTTTGGCCGCAGCGGTCCCCCGATGGTGGCTTATCGCTTCGAAGACAGCCGCTCCGGCGAATGCGCGGTCCGCCATCTCAATGGTTATCGCGGCATCCTGCAAGTGGATGGCTATGCCGCTTATAACAAGTTGGCGCGCCCCGATCGCGGCAATGATGCCATCACATTGGCTGGCTGCTGGTCACACAGCAGGCGCAAGTTCTACGAGCTGCATGTTGCAGGGAGCTCGAAAGTGGCAACGACGACGGTCGAGCGGATGGCAAAGCTCTGGCAGGTCGAGAAGACCGTGCGCGGTCAAAGCCCTGACGCACGCGTTGCCGCGCGTCAGCAAGCCTCAGCGGCGGTCGTCGCAGATCTCTTCGACCTTTGGCAGCAGACCTTGCGGCGGATCTCCGGCAAATCAAAACTGGCCGAGGCTATCCGCTATGCCGTCTCGCGCCGCGTCATCTTCGAACGCTTCCTCACCGACGGCCGCATTGAGCTCGACTCCAACATCGTCGAACGCGCCATCAGGCCACAAACAATTACGAGAAAGAACAGCCTCTTCGCTGGCAGCGACGGCGGCGGACGAACCTGGGCGACCATCGCAACACTGCTGCAGACAGCGAAGATGAACAACGTCGATCCGTTCGCCTGGCTCACCCTAACGCTTCAGCGTATCGCCGACGGCTGGCCAAGCAGCGAAATCGACGCGCTTATGCCATGGAACCACTCCGCCTGA
- the tnpB gene encoding IS66 family insertion sequence element accessory protein TnpB (TnpB, as the term is used for proteins encoded by IS66 family insertion elements, is considered an accessory protein, since TnpC, encoded by a neighboring gene, is a DDE family transposase.), whose amino-acid sequence MKIVWWDGSGVCLYLKRFEKAKFCWPRIGHHRVQLNPAQLMALVDGMDWKRVRTVAVKPPEIVG is encoded by the coding sequence ATAAAGATCGTATGGTGGGATGGGTCCGGCGTGTGCCTCTATTTAAAACGTTTTGAAAAGGCGAAGTTCTGCTGGCCGCGGATCGGGCATCATCGGGTGCAGCTCAACCCCGCGCAGTTGATGGCACTGGTGGATGGGATGGACTGGAAGCGGGTCCGGACCGTGGCGGTCAAGCCGCCGGAGATTGTTGGGTAA
- the tnpB gene encoding IS66 family insertion sequence element accessory protein TnpB (TnpB, as the term is used for proteins encoded by IS66 family insertion elements, is considered an accessory protein, since TnpC, encoded by a neighboring gene, is a DDE family transposase.), with translation MFRGKSGKLIKILWHDGLGMSLYAKRLERGRFLWPSSADGVVTITPAQLGYLFEGSF, from the coding sequence GTGTTCCGTGGCAAGAGCGGCAAGCTGATCAAGATCCTTTGGCATGATGGACTTGGCATGTCGCTCTATGCCAAGCGGCTGGAGCGCGGCCGTTTCCTCTGGCCGTCGTCGGCCGATGGCGTGGTGACCATCACCCCGGCCCAGCTTGGCTATTTGTTCGAGGGCTCTTTTTGA
- a CDS encoding recombinase family protein: MGSELVKPDHLDRKAVVYVRQSTPHQVTTNQESLKLQYALSQRARDLGWREADIDVIDSDLGQSGAAAAHRKGFKDLVARVTLGEVGLILSMDVTRLARNCSDWYPLLDVCGHRRCLIADRDGIYDPGTPNGRLLLGLKGTISELELHTIKSRMTTGLMAKAERGDLALQLPAGLVRDPSGVVTKDPHLEVQGRLLLLFETFLKVRTAAQVMRAFVSRGLALPRRDRHGDLRWQPATVSAVTAILKNPAYAGAFVYGRTWQKPSRTPGAHPQKSPRTGMDWRIVVRDKYPAFIDWETFKKIQAMLRDNRAEYQHIKSRGIPRDGAALLHGITYCGECGHKMTVRYKGGSQYVCNHLKIQRGAPECQNLRAAPIDAQVTAAFLEAVAPAEIDALSKARKTHLQSERALRHAEEQQIERLRYQAALAERQFNRADPDNRLVTGELERRWEAALLELRRAEEALAQRKVPKANDPIGVPHDLRAKVIALGNRLPALWENPATRRDHRKALLRCLIEKVVVRRGARDKAEVRIVWRGGATTELRATLPVNAVAALPRHQEMVERICALVREGMHDDEIALILTQEGHHSPWEADKVLPVTVQRIRLKRRLKVQHRQTRWPAIADHLTVTQLANRLSIPTKWIYVQLKRGSILTTREPSGRFLFPDKTIALQAICSLRNHRVAKIDLREDHHEK; encoded by the coding sequence ATGGGCTCGGAACTCGTCAAGCCGGATCATCTGGATCGCAAAGCAGTGGTGTATGTGCGGCAGTCGACGCCACACCAAGTGACCACCAATCAAGAAAGCCTGAAACTTCAGTACGCCCTCTCGCAGCGCGCTCGTGATCTCGGATGGCGCGAGGCGGACATCGATGTGATTGACAGCGATCTTGGGCAGAGCGGCGCTGCCGCAGCCCATCGGAAGGGATTTAAGGACCTGGTCGCGCGCGTCACTCTTGGCGAGGTTGGCCTTATCCTATCGATGGACGTGACGCGCCTGGCGCGCAATTGTTCGGATTGGTACCCGCTGCTTGATGTCTGCGGGCATCGCCGTTGCTTGATCGCTGACCGTGATGGCATCTACGATCCTGGAACGCCTAATGGCCGCCTGCTGCTCGGCTTGAAGGGAACGATCTCAGAGCTGGAATTGCACACGATCAAAAGCCGGATGACCACTGGGCTTATGGCAAAAGCCGAACGCGGTGACTTGGCCTTGCAACTGCCGGCGGGCCTTGTCCGCGATCCTTCTGGGGTGGTCACCAAGGACCCCCATCTCGAGGTGCAGGGGCGTCTATTGCTGCTCTTCGAGACCTTCCTGAAAGTCCGGACGGCCGCGCAAGTGATGCGGGCCTTTGTTAGCCGCGGCTTGGCCTTGCCTCGTCGCGATCGCCATGGCGATCTGCGCTGGCAACCGGCCACCGTCTCGGCCGTGACCGCGATCCTGAAGAATCCGGCCTATGCAGGTGCCTTTGTCTATGGAAGGACTTGGCAGAAGCCATCGCGAACACCAGGGGCGCATCCGCAAAAATCGCCGCGAACTGGAATGGACTGGAGGATCGTGGTGCGGGACAAATATCCTGCCTTTATCGATTGGGAGACCTTCAAGAAGATCCAGGCCATGCTGCGAGACAATCGCGCAGAATACCAACATATCAAGAGCCGCGGGATCCCCCGCGATGGAGCGGCCTTGCTCCACGGCATCACCTATTGCGGTGAGTGCGGACACAAGATGACCGTGCGCTACAAGGGCGGCAGCCAATATGTCTGCAATCATCTCAAAATCCAGCGTGGCGCTCCGGAATGTCAGAATCTGCGCGCCGCACCGATCGACGCGCAAGTCACAGCGGCATTCTTGGAAGCGGTGGCGCCAGCGGAAATCGATGCGTTGTCCAAAGCTCGCAAGACCCATCTGCAGTCCGAAAGAGCCCTGCGGCACGCCGAGGAGCAGCAGATTGAGAGGCTTCGCTATCAAGCAGCCCTCGCCGAGCGCCAGTTCAATCGCGCCGATCCCGACAACCGGCTGGTCACAGGCGAACTGGAGCGGCGGTGGGAAGCCGCTCTGTTGGAGCTGCGCCGAGCCGAGGAGGCGTTGGCCCAGCGCAAGGTGCCCAAGGCCAACGACCCCATAGGCGTTCCTCATGATCTGCGTGCCAAGGTGATCGCCCTCGGAAATCGCCTCCCAGCGCTATGGGAGAATCCGGCGACCCGCAGGGATCATCGCAAGGCGCTCTTGCGCTGTCTGATCGAAAAGGTCGTCGTGCGCCGCGGCGCGCGCGACAAGGCAGAGGTACGCATTGTATGGCGCGGCGGCGCAACCACCGAGCTACGCGCCACACTGCCAGTCAATGCCGTGGCTGCCTTGCCGCGGCACCAGGAGATGGTGGAGCGCATTTGCGCGCTGGTTCGCGAGGGCATGCATGACGATGAGATCGCGCTCATTCTGACGCAGGAAGGGCATCACTCGCCATGGGAAGCGGACAAAGTCTTGCCGGTCACGGTCCAGCGCATTCGGCTTAAACGTCGCCTCAAGGTGCAACATCGGCAAACACGATGGCCGGCGATCGCTGACCATTTGACAGTGACCCAACTGGCAAACCGTCTCAGCATTCCCACCAAGTGGATCTATGTTCAGCTCAAACGAGGGAGCATCCTGACCACCCGAGAGCCTTCAGGCCGCTTCCTCTTCCCTGACAAAACAATCGCCTTGCAAGCCATTTGCAGCTTGAGAAATCATCGTGTCGCGAAGATTGATCTGAGGGAGGATCATCATGAAAAGTAG
- the tnpC gene encoding IS66 family transposase yields the protein MGADDSLPDDVTTLQAMLRAERAARLAAEAEAQAGTLLIEKLKLTIKKLRHEQFGQSSERGVLLDQLELQLADLEENAAQAETAAQMAAADKITVAPFERRRRPLPEHLPRERIVYPVPATCPCCGDSRLRKIGEDVTETLELVPRQWKVIQHVREKLVCRACEAITQPPAPSHPIARGRAGPKLLAHVLFAKYGLHLPLNRQSDVYQREGIDLDVSTLADWVGAAAATLMPLVDAIRSHVFAAERIHADDTTVPVLAKGKTRTGRLWTYVRDDRPFAGPDPPAAVFFYSPDRGGAHPEQHLAGYAGLMQADAYAGFSKLYEANRKRGPIIEAACWAHGRRKFFDLARLSKAPIAAEAVKRIDVLFAIEREINGLAPQERLRVRQERSRPLIVELEAWLREQRAKLSRNNDTTKAINYCLSRWDAFTRFLHDGRLCMSNNAAERELRTVAVGRRNWTFAGSDEGGRRAAAIYTLIASAKLNDIDPQAWLADVLARLPDHPAKRIHELLPWNWQPQSVAHAA from the coding sequence ATGGGCGCCGATGATTCTCTTCCCGACGATGTGACCACGCTGCAGGCGATGCTGCGCGCCGAGCGCGCAGCCCGGTTGGCCGCGGAAGCGGAGGCCCAGGCGGGAACCTTGCTAATCGAGAAGCTCAAACTCACGATCAAGAAGCTGCGGCACGAGCAGTTCGGACAGTCCTCGGAACGTGGCGTACTATTGGACCAGCTCGAGCTGCAGCTCGCCGATCTGGAGGAGAACGCCGCGCAAGCCGAGACCGCGGCGCAGATGGCCGCAGCCGACAAGATTACGGTGGCACCATTCGAGCGCCGCCGCCGGCCGCTGCCGGAGCATTTGCCGCGGGAGCGCATTGTCTATCCGGTGCCTGCCACCTGCCCATGCTGCGGCGACAGCCGATTGCGCAAGATCGGCGAGGACGTGACCGAGACGCTGGAGCTCGTTCCGCGCCAGTGGAAGGTGATCCAGCACGTGCGCGAGAAGCTCGTCTGCCGAGCCTGCGAAGCGATCACCCAGCCGCCGGCCCCCTCGCATCCGATTGCGCGCGGGCGTGCAGGGCCCAAGCTGCTGGCCCATGTTCTGTTTGCCAAGTACGGCCTGCACCTGCCGCTCAATCGTCAGAGCGACGTCTATCAACGCGAAGGCATCGACCTCGATGTGTCGACGCTCGCGGACTGGGTGGGCGCCGCAGCGGCAACCCTGATGCCGCTGGTCGACGCAATCCGGAGCCATGTCTTCGCTGCCGAGCGCATCCACGCGGATGACACCACGGTGCCGGTCCTGGCCAAGGGGAAGACCCGGACCGGCCGGCTCTGGACCTACGTGCGCGACGACCGTCCGTTTGCCGGCCCAGATCCGCCGGCGGCCGTGTTCTTCTACTCGCCTGATCGTGGCGGTGCGCATCCGGAGCAGCATCTGGCGGGCTATGCCGGGCTGATGCAGGCCGACGCCTACGCCGGCTTCAGCAAGCTCTACGAGGCCAATCGCAAGAGAGGCCCGATCATCGAGGCTGCATGCTGGGCGCACGGCAGGCGCAAGTTCTTTGATCTCGCGCGGCTCAGCAAGGCGCCGATCGCGGCCGAGGCGGTCAAGCGCATCGATGTTCTGTTCGCCATCGAGCGCGAGATCAACGGGCTTGCACCGCAGGAACGTTTGCGCGTGCGCCAGGAGCGTAGCCGCCCCCTGATCGTCGAGTTGGAGGCGTGGTTACGCGAGCAGCGCGCCAAGCTCTCCAGGAACAACGATACGACCAAGGCGATCAATTACTGCCTCAGCCGCTGGGATGCATTCACCCGCTTCCTTCACGACGGGCGCCTGTGCATGTCGAACAATGCCGCCGAACGCGAGCTACGGACCGTCGCCGTGGGAAGAAGAAATTGGACCTTCGCCGGCTCCGATGAGGGTGGCCGGCGTGCGGCTGCGATCTATACCCTTATTGCCAGCGCCAAGCTCAACGACATTGATCCCCAAGCCTGGCTTGCCGACGTCCTGGCCCGCCTGCCGGATCACCCTGCCAAGCGCATCCACGAACTGCTGCCTTGGAATTGGCAGCCTCAGAGCGTCGCTCACGCCGCTTAA
- a CDS encoding transposase, with translation MAEKLRIVEDSLTAEMSIVEVARRHRVHPHQSYGLRRQARLGLLGSDVAVAQKRRFVPIAVAPAESKVCEQPKAAVGDAAPIIELVLRNGRLLPLPER, from the coding sequence GTGGCTGAAAAGCTGCGGATTGTCGAAGACAGCCTGACGGCCGAGATGTCCATTGTGGAGGTTGCGCGCCGCCACCGTGTTCACCCCCATCAATCATATGGCTTGCGGCGGCAAGCGCGATTGGGACTTCTGGGTTCTGATGTTGCGGTCGCGCAGAAACGCCGGTTCGTTCCGATTGCAGTCGCGCCGGCTGAGAGCAAGGTTTGCGAACAGCCGAAGGCAGCGGTCGGTGACGCGGCGCCGATCATCGAACTGGTGCTGCGCAACGGACGGCTCTTGCCCCTGCCCGAGAGGTGA